Part of the Faecalibacterium duncaniae genome, ATGGTAAATATCAGGAGCAGGAGGGTGCCCCGCTGGTGCGGGAGTTCTTGGCGGATACCGGCATGACAGCAGAACAGATCGACCGTGTGGCCTATCTGGTAGGGCACCACCATAGCCCGGCGCAGATCGACGGCATTGACTATCAAATTCTGATTGAGGCGGATTATATCGTCAATGCGTCCGAAAGCGGGTACGGTCAGCAGGCAATCCGAACCTTTATGGAACATACGATGAAAACGACAGCAGGTATCCGGCTGACGAAAACAGTGTTTGGAGTGTAAAAATGATTCAGAAGCATTGCTTTGAATGCGGTACGGCAAGCCCTCTTATATTCTGGTGGCTGGATATGTGAACCGCGGTGAGGCAGAAGAACACGCCGTGGTGCGGGAAGTCCGGGAAGAAACCGGGTTGGAAGTAGAGCACCTCCGGTTCAACCGTACCAAGTTTTTTGAGCCGTCTAACACGCTGATGTGCAACTTTACGGCTTTCGTCAGAACCGCAAAGGCACTGCATATCAACCACGAGGTGGACCGCTGCAAGTGGTTCACCCCACAGGAAGCCAGAGAAAACATCCGTCCCAACAGCCTTGCAGCGGAATTTTTGAATGCGTATCTGGACGAAGTGGGGAATAAGCCGATGGAGATGTGATTCGTGGCTGTGCCACGGGAATTTTGACGGAAAGTATGGAAAAAAGTTGGTTCGGCCTGTTTCGGTTGACTTTTTTATAAAGAATCGATATATTGATACTATATAGTATCAATAAGTATCAACTGCGAGGTGGGCAGAATGGATGGGGCACAGTTTGCCAAAATGCTTTCAGATAAGCATTTGCTTGAACTCAATCGGATGGAATACAAGTACTCGACTGTCAGCGTCAAAGAATTTGCCGAATTGCTGCGGCAAAACTTTGCGCAGCCTCTGCCGTTGACTGATTTTTCTGGAAATAAGCTGTTTTACCTGCCGAACCTCGCGCAAATTTCAACAAATGGTATGAAGCAGTTGCTCTCTGTCCCTGTCAGTGGACAAAACTTCGGTTTGTCGGCGATGACCGAGGAAATTTATGCGACTTTTCAAATTGAAAGTATCCGCTCGACCCGCAGCAGTATCCGTTATATCCTCGATGGTTATGCCCCTCGTGATGAACAAGAAGCCCGCATCTATGGTATGAAGCGCGGACTGGAGTTTATCGCGAATCGTCAGAATACGATTACCGAGGAGAATCTGCATCACCTATATCAGATCAGCACAGGGGATTATGCCGCCAGAGCAGTCATATTGAAAGACATCTCGCCTGAAAGTGAATTCAGGCGGGACTTTTTGTTTTTTATTGTAAAGGCTGGTTCCTGTTCTTTTGCGGAGATGGCTACACATTAAAGAACTTTGGCCTCATTGGCCGTCAACTGGAAGGTTGCTCCCAGCATAATATGAAAGTTATTGAGATCGCAAATGCCGTCGGATATGAAAATCAAGGCAAGTTTGCGCAGGTATTCGCAGAAACTTATAGCGTCACCCCACTGGAATTCCGCAGTCTGTCTAAATGAATATGGATGTGGGGGGCTGTAACTGGCCATAAGGGATAAAAGCATATCCGCCAGTGTACCGTGTGATGGATTTCACATGATACACTGGCGGCATTTTGTATAAAGAGAACGGATGCAGCAGGCTCCTAGTATCAAATCGTAAAACTGGCATTCAGCATCAGATTGGACTGACAGCGAACATGCTCGGCGGCTTTTAGTTCCCCACGAGCAAGACGAAGTGCCAGCGTAAAGCAATCTTCTGCAATTAAAGACATCGGGATTCCAATAAAAGAGATTGAGGGAATATAGTTGCTCAGGTGATTCCGGTCTTCCATTCGTCCAAAACTGAGAAGTTCGGCCTGCTGCGTAAAAATAAAGTCATTTCGAGCCAGAAGAGGGATCGCACCAAAGGCAAGAGTTGTGTTCATCGTGATCACAAGTTCCGGCTTCTCAGAAAGGTTCAGGATACGTCTTGCTGCGATAGCCCCTCCTTGATAAGAGTTTTCTGTGGAGAAACATTGCTGGAGTGAAATCGGGATTCCCTGCTGATGCAAAATAATCATTAGCTGATTCAGCGTATCATCTTCGGAACAATCAGGCTGAACTCCGGATAGAATGACGATGTTGTGATAGTTTTTTGCGGAGATGATTTGCGCGGCCTGTCGGATGGAATCCTCTGTCTGGCAGGATACGCTGCAGAAATTACGACTTGTGCCATTGAAAAGAATCAACGGCAGCGTGTTTGGCAGTTTTTCCAATGCATTTCGGTCGGATTCGGATTCAGCAACAACAATGGCTGCTGTATATGCGGAAGGTGCAAGGTTCCGGATTCGCATTTCCAATTGACCTCGTTCGTAGAGGCAGAGCAGAAGATTAAAAGGGGTGTCTGTCTGTTGAATCTGTCGTTCCATTGCAGAAGCGAAGAGGTTGACTTCTGCGCTGAGAGAGACAGATGGAAAAAACAGTGCGATGGTAAGCTGAGAAGGGGAAATAACAGACGGCGCATTCAGCTGGTATCCCAAATCACGCGCAGCACAGAGTACTTTTTGGGCAGTTTTATCCGCAACTTTGTGCTCTTTTGCAGTTCCATTCAAAACAAAACTGACAGTCGAGATGGAAACGCCGGCCAGTTTTGCAACATCTTTCATTACAGCCATAAAGAAATACCCCTTTTGCAATGCTTTTTTCTATTTTGCATGAAGAATTAAATTTTGTCAAGAAATTAAAATAACTTTAGCTAAAAATAAAATTTTAATTGACAGCCATCAAAAGGGAGTGTATAATATTCGCCGTTGACGTTAGTTACAACTTACTAACTGACGGAATGCATTTATGTTATCTGAAATGATGTTCTATTTTTGGAGGGAACTATGAGAAAGATTTCGCGTCGTAATTTTCTTCTGACCGCAGGTGTGGTCAGTGCCGCCGCTTTGCTGGCCGCTTGCGGCAGCTCCACTTCCTCTGCAAGCAGTGAATCTGCTTCCGAAAGCACGGCTTCTTCTGCGGAAAGTGCAGCTTCCAATGAAGCGGTGGAATATCCCATCACCATCCAGCATGCTTATGGCGAGACGGTCATTGAGGAGAAGCCCGAAAGCATTGTTGCAATTGCATGGGGTAATCCGGATGTGCCTCTGGCTCTGGGTGTCGTGCCCACTGGTGTTTCCAAAACAAACTTCGGCCCGGTCAACGAAGACGGCCTGCTGCCTTGGACTGCTGCCGCATTTGAAAAGCTGGGTGCATCGCCGAATGTCTTCAGTGATACGGACGGCTGGGATTATGAGGCCATCAGTGATTGCGCTCCGGACGTGATTCTGGCTGCTTACTCCGGTTTCTCCGAAGAAGAATATAATATGTTGAGCCAGATCGCTCCGACGGTTGCATATCCCAGCGTTGCATGGTCTACTACTTGGCGCGAAGAAACAATTGTAGATGCTACGGCGATGGGCATGAAGAGTGAAGGTGAAGCTCTGGTGGCTGAGACTGACGCTATGATTCAGAAAAAGTTGGCAGAGTATCCTGCTATTGAGGGCAAGAAGGCAGCCTTCTTCTGGCTGAGTGCTTCGGATCTGAGCACATTCTATATTTACACCACATTGGATCCGCGTGCCGCATTTCTGACGGATCTTGGAATGCCGCTGCCGGATAGTGTTGCCGCACTGGATAACGGGAAGGATTTTGCACTGACAGTCAGTGCGGAGAATGCAAATCAGTTCAGCGATGTGGAAATCATCATCACCTACGGTACAGATGAACTGCTGACCGCGCTTCAGGCTGATCCCCTGCTGAGTGAAATTTCGGCGGTGAAGAACGGTGCTGTGGTTCTGCTGGATTCCTCGGATGATCTGGCTGCTTCCAGCACACCCTCTATCCTGTCGATTCCGTATACGATTGACCGCTATCTGGAAGTCCTGAATGCTGTGGCAGAGAAAGCTGTATGAAGAATGGGCAGCGTGTGATTGGAATCACTCTGCTGGGTATGATCATTTTGGCAGGATGTATGCTGGCTTCCGTAGCATATGGTTCCAATCTTATTCCCATCGGGCAGGTTCTGCAGGCTCTTCAAAATCCAGATTCAGGAACTTTTGAGGCATCGGTCGTCTGGGCTCGTATTCCGCGCACTGTGTTTGGAGTACTGGCGGGAGCCGCACTGGGCGTATCAGGTGCTCTCATGCAGGCTGTGACCCGAAACCCGATTGCTGATCCCAGTGTACTTGGAGTCAATACCGGCGCATCCCTGTTTGTCGTGATTGGAATCGCGTGGATGCACATTACATCCAGCCAGCAATATATCTGGCTGGCCTTTGCAGGTGCGGCCTTGACTGCTGTTTTTGTCTACGGTATCGCATCGGTAGGTTATGGCGGTCCGACTTCGATCAAACTGGCATTGGCTGGCACTGCCACTGGCACGGCTCTTTCTGCCTTAGTCAACACCATTATGCTGCCGGACAGTTCTGTCATGAAAGAATTTCGCTTTTGGCAGGTCGGCAGCATCAGTGGTACAAGCTGGGGGGAGATACGCACCATTCTGCCATATCTTCTGGTGGGTTTTGTACTAGCGGTGATATTGATTCCAGCCTTGAATGCATTGGCTTTGGGTGATGAATTGGCTGCTGGTCTGGGTGTCAATGTGCAACTGGTGCGAGCACTGGCTGCACTGGGCGGTGTGCTGTTGTGTGCAGCCACCACTGCATTGGCAGGACCAATCGGCTTTGTAGGGTTAATGGTGCCGCACTTTGTCCGGTTGACGCTTGGTGCTGACCTTAAAACAGTAATTCCGCTTTCTGCATTATACGGTGCCGCCTTGCTGGTTCTCGCCGATGTGCTTGGCCGTGTTCTGGGCAGCCCTGGTGAACTGGAAGTAGGAATTGTAACGGCTGTTCTGGGAGCACCTGTCTTTATTCTTGTAGCAAAGAAAGCGAAGGTGCGCAGTTTATGAACAAACCGAACATTTCTGTGCGGCAGGGGTTTGCCCAAAGACACCGTCGCTCTGTTCTGGCAGCCGCTGTGCTCATCATTCTGAGCGTTGTTCTGGCTTGTCTGGTGATGACATGCGGCAACACTTACTATTCGTTGGCAGAAGTCTGGAAGATTCTTACCAGTGAAGGGACAAAAGGAGCTGCATTTACCATCAAAACTCTCCGGCTGCCTAAAATGCTCATTGGAATTCTTGCTGGAATCGCATTCGGGGTGTCCGGAAACACATTTCAAACCTTGCTTCGGAATCCACTGGCAAGTCCGGATATTATTGGTGTTACAAGTGGAGCCAGTGCAGCAGCAGTGTTTTGTATTCTGATGCTCAAATGGAGCGGCGGTATCGTATCGCTCGTTGCTGTGTTGGCCGGACTTTTCGTCGCAGCGTTGATTTACCTGCTGGCGCGTGACCGACATGGCTGTTCCGGCAGTCGGATGATCCTGATTGGCATCGGAATGCAGGCTATGCTCAATGCCTTGATTTCATGGATGTTATTGAAAGGCTCTGAATACGATGTTGCCACAGCATTACGATGGCTGCGGGGCAGCTTGAATGGTGTCCAGATGTCAGATGTTCCGGTGCTGAGCATCACAGTTTTGGTAGGTGGCTTCATTTTAATAGTGCTAAATCGAAGCTTGCAGGTTATGCAGTTGGGAGAAGAATACCCCATCACGCTTGGAGCGCCTGTCCAGCGTGTACGGTTGGGCTCCATTCTGTGCGCATTACTTCTTACAGCTGTGGCAACTTCTATCACTGGCCCCATCGCGTCCGTTGCTTTTCTGTCAGGTCCAATCGCATCAAGAATCGTTGGGAAAGGACGTACCAATCTGCTTGCTTCGGCACTGGTAGGTGTGGTTCTAATTCTGGCTTCAGAGCTGGTAGGACAAAATCTCTTTGCAGTGCGATATCCGGTGGGTGTTATCACTGGAATTTTGGGTGCACCATATCTGCTGCTGCTCCTGCTGCAAATCAATAAGAAAGGAGAGCGTGTCTGATGACAGAGCATACATTGCAAACTCAAAATCTCTCTGTGGGCTACGATGAAACCACCATCATTGAAGATTTGAATCTGGAAATCCCGGCTCACAAGGTTAGTGTGATCATTGGAGCGAACGGTTGCGGAAAATCCACCCTGATGAAAACCCTTTCACGGTTGCTGAAGCCCGAAAAAGGACAGGTGGTTCTGGACGGAAAAGCAGTTCACGGTTATCCTTCCACGCAGCTGGCGCAGATGCTTGGACTTCTTCCCCAGTCTCCAACGGTACCGGAGGGAATCACGGTGGCAGATTTGGTCGCACGTGGACGATATCCATACCGGAAGTTCATGCAGAATATGACCAAAGAGGACTATGCCGCAGTTGAGGATGCTCTGGAACGGATGGGAATCACAGAACTGGCCAACCGATGTGTGGATGAGCTTTCTGGCGGTCAGCGGCAGCGAGTGTGGATTGCTCTGGCACTGGCGCAGGAGACAGACATTTTGCTGCTTGATGAGCCGACAACCTATCTGGACATTGCCTATCAGGTGGAAATTCTTGATTTGCTGACAGAGTTAAACCGCAGAAAGGGAACGACCATCGTAATGATTTTGCATGATGTGAACCTTTCTGCACGATATGCGAATCATTTGTTTGCGCTCTGCCGTGGAAAATTGATTGCAGAAGGTAAACCGGCAGATGTCATTACAGAAGAGTTGATGCAAAAGGTGTATCAACTTAATTGCATTGTTATGAAGGATCCACTTTCTGGAGCACCACTCATTGTACCAAAGGGAAAATACTGATAAACCAAATAATTAGGCAAACCTCTCCTGACCATGTGATGGCCGGGAGAGGTATTTTGGGGCCTGTACCTGCCGCACAGGAGGCAACTGAAATTTTCTGAGACGTTCAGTATAACCTTTGAAGTTGATTTCAAGTCAATCCCTTTTTGAAATTTTATAGAAAGACATCCCGTCTGAGGGCAAAGCGAAGGTTTTGCTTTTCAGGCGGGATTTTTTTGCTTTTTGGGACTGTTGTATACAATATATGGACTAAGAGGGTGGGTGACTTGGACTACGAGTCCATAAACTTTTGCTCGAAAGTACGATACACTATTGTCACGGCAGCGGCCCACCTCCGAAAGGGATCGGGAGCCGCAGCCGGGCGGACCTTGAAAATTGAATATGCAGCTTCAGGTACTTCCAGATAATGATACTTCCGTAATTCGCGGCCCGGTCATAAAGAAGACGGGGTGGCCGAGAGGCCAATGGAGTGGTGCAAATCCAACGCCTGATTGTTTCCCTTTCTCAGGGGTGCCGGGGACAAATTAAGAGAAACCATACAAAACCTTTTCCAAACGCCGTTCGAGGGGAACCACGGACGGCGTTTTTATATATCAGCGAAAAGGAGTACGCAAATGAACCGCAAGACCACAAAAAAGGTGGACGAATCCACCCTGACAACTTTGTGCGCCGTCTGCCGAGGGGCATTTTTGGACGCAAAGGACGTCCGGCTCCGCAGAGCCGACCCCAGGCAGCTCGTCAAGGATGTCTGCACGTATTGCCAGACACGATATGGGTTTGACTACTACGTTCAGCCCATTGTCCGTAAATCGAAAATGACCGGAAAGGAGAACCGACGTGAAACTGAGCCAGCTTAAAATTGACCCGGAGTTTCAAAGCAAAATTCCGCCGCTGCAGTTTGAGGAAGAACAGCAGCTTGAGCAGAACATCATTGCCGAGGGTCGTCTTCTGAATCCCATCATCACATGGAATGGCTACATTCTGGATGGGCACACCCCGTCTCCCTTAATTAAAGATATTGTTGGGTAAAAAAGAAAGGTCAGTCGATTTTGCCGATGAAGCGGTAGTAGATTTCTACTTCCTGCTCACGGCTTCCGTCCTCGCCCTTGACAGCTTCGTGGACGGTTATTTTTTCAATTAGAGTGTTCAGAAGTTCGGCGGTCAGCTCCACAGGGTTGACATACTGTTTCATCAGGGCAATCCACTTTTCAGCATCCGCTGCGGTCTGTACGGCGGCTTCCATCGTTTCGTGAAGCTGTCTTATTTTTGTTTCAAGCTCCTTTTGCTCGTTCTGGTACTTCTCGGACAGCATATTGAAGTTATACTCGGTTATGCGTCCGGCAGACCAGTCCTCATACATTTTAGCAAACAGCCCGTCAACCTCGGCTTTACGCTTCTCTGCCTTTTTCAGCTCCGCAGCCTGCTTTTTCTTCGCAGAGTTTCTTTCCCTGTCGCTGGCATTGAGCAGGCGTTTCAGCAGCTTGTCCTCGTCTTTCTGTGCCAGCATAGACCAGTATTGCAGTCTTGCAAGCACATAGGCATACAGTACATCATAGCGGATATAGTGCATGGAACACTGGCGTAATCCCTGCCCGTTCTTGCTGCAATGGTAGTACCCGTATGGGTTCTTATTCTGCTTGTTTTCCCCATAGGCTAAAGACCATCCGCAGTCTGCACATTTTATCAATCCTGCGAAAATCTGTGTCGTACCGTTTCTGCGTTTCCTGCGTCTGCTTGCAATCAGCTCCTGAACTTTTTGGAACACTTCTTCAGAAATGATGGCTTCGTGGGTATTTTCCACACGATACCATTCTTCCTGCGGCTTCCGCACCTTTTTCTTGTTCTTGAATGAAATGTTGCTCTGCTTGTTGTGAATGCTGTGACCGATGTAGGTTTCCTCTTTCAAAATGCTCTTGACCTGTGCTATCGTCCACGCATAGGCTTTTTCTGCGGGCGCACCGGCGTAGATATTGGCGAAAGTCCCGTATCTTTCATAGTTCAGCCAGCCGGGGGTAGGTACTTTTTCCTCCACCAGAATCCGTGTAATGCTGGCGGCTCCACGCCCGTGTACAGCAAGGTCAAAAATCTTCTCTACAATCCAGCGTGTTTCCGGGTCGATCAGAAGATGACCTTTTTTGTCCGGGTCTTTTACATAGCCCAGCGGTGCATAGGCTCCATAGTGTGCGCCATTGGCAAATCTTGTGTGCATGGCAGCCTTGACCTTTTTGCTGGTCTGTCGGGCGTGCATTTCATTCAGGATGTTTAAGAACGGTGCAAGCTCGCTTTCTCCGTTGATGGTGTCCACATTGTCATTGATGGCAATGTAGCGTACTCCCTTGCTGGGGAAATAGATTTCCGTGTACTGACCGGTCAGGATATAGTTTCTTCCCAGACGGGATAAGTCCTTTGTGACAACGCAGTTGATTTTCCCGTCTTCGATGTCATCAATCATCCTTTGGAAACTTGGACGCTCGAAATTTGTCCCACTCCATCCGTCGTCAATGTACTCGTCTACAACGGTCAGCCCATGCTCTGCGGCATACTGTCTAAGCATCATGCGCTGGGTCTGGATACTGCCGCTTTCCCCCTGTAATTCATCGTCACGGCTCAATCTCAAATATAGTGCAGTGTTATAAATCGTTGTATTGTATGGTTGTTTCACGGTTAAAAATCCTCCTTCTAAAAGAAACAACCCACGCTTATACAATACTCGCTGGTACAAGTATATCATAAGCGTGGGCTGATTGACAGTCGTTATTCCGTATTTTTTCAGGAAGCGGCGGCAGCGTGCTGGATCACATCTTCCAGCAGGCTGTCAAGCGGCTTCCCATCCTGTGCGAAATGCTCCGATACCTTGATACGGACTTTCCCCATGACAAAATACTGGGTGCCGTCTTTTTCGGTAAGCAGGGTGCCGCTGTTTTTGTTATTGCTCTCGTTTTTGCTTTTTGCCATAGGCAGTTACCTCCATAAATGAAATATGCCCGACAAGGGAATGTCAGACAGGTGTACAGCCGCAGACTGTCTCCGTGTCAACCAAACCGTGTCAACCGGCAGAAAAGACTTTGAAAACAATCCATAGGCGCTCTATTATTACTTTTTACTTTTTCTTTGATTTCTTGGTTGACATGGTTGACAAAGGAGAGAAATGCCCCAAATATCAGGCTTTTCCCCGTCAACCGGCTGTCAACCAAAGCGTCAACCAAACTGTCAACCGGTGGCTTTTCAGAATGGAAGTTCCATTTGCCGGGCTTCTTCTTCCGTGATTTCCTGAAAACCGTCCCCCTCCGGCGGAGCTTGGTTGACACGCTCCCAGCCTTTTTGAGAACCGTATTTCTTATACCGCTTCGGGCTTTTGTAGGCTACCCAGCCCTGTATGATGCCGCCCGCAATGCCGGTATTCATAATCTCGCAGATTGCCCGTGTCTCCCAGTCTGCCGGGGAATTTAAGTTCCCCAGCGCTTCCTCATAAAGCTGCTTGGAACATACCCTGTCGCCGGTGTAGTCCTCCAAATAGGCGTAGATCATGCCGGCCTGTGTGTCTTCCTGCATAAAGTCCTGCTGGTGGGCGTTCAGGTATCGGTTCATTTCCATGCTGAATGACAGCTTATACTTCCCACTGCGATAAACCGTCATGGCTTCCGCCCACATCTGTTCGATATACGCCCTCGCCGCCGCTTCATCGTCCAGTATGTGAACCTCCGCCCGTTCCGGGTACACCGTCACGGGGAGAAAGCGCCGGTTGCCGGTGCGGTCACGGGGCAAAAAGTCCTGCCGGTTGGTCGTCCCTCCAAATACACATTGCCGCAGCCGGTCTGCCGGATGTGTCTCATACGGCACTTTGTAGGTTTCTTTCTGGCGGCTTAAGAATGACTTGATTTCCTCAATACTCTTGGCGTTGGCTGTGGCAATCATCTCCGACATCTCGATAATCCAATGCCCTTGCAGCTTGCGGTACACATTTTCATCGTCCAGCTTTTTCAAATCGTCTGAAAACCATTCGTCCCTGCCTGCCAGCAGCCGGAAAAAGGTAGATTTCCCGGCTCCCTGACCACCAACCAGACAGAGCATGACCTCAAACTTGCTCCCCGGTCTGAATACCCGCCGGATGGCTCCCATCAGGAACAGTTTCAAGGCTTCATAGGTGTATTCGTCCGTATCGGCTCCCAGAAAGTGATGCAGGGCGTAACGGATGCGCTCTGTGCCGTCCCATTGCAGGCTGTTCAGGTAATCCCTGACTGGATGGTAGCGGTTTTCATTGGCAACAATCTTGATGGCGCTCTGCACCTTTTTCTCGCTGGTAAGCCCGTAATTTTCTTCCAGATACAAAAGCAGGTAGTTCATGTCCATGTCGGTCAGCGTGGTACTGGTGCGCTCCCAGCCCAGCGGCTTCACAATGTCAATCTGCTCCGTCAAAAGGTTCAGGCGCAGCGCCCCGCGAAACAGAGGGTCACGCTGGAACACCGTCAGGCAGTTTCGGATGCTGTTCTTCACGCCGCCTTTCTGCGTCCCCTCTAATGTTTCCCGGATTTCTGCCGGTGTCTGCGCCGGTTCCATTGTGTCCATCGTCCTTTTGACCGCTTCCTGCGTTTCCGGCGGCAAGCTCTGAAATTCGCAGTTCAAGCCGCAACACCTCCTTTCCCTGTGCGGCGATCAATGCCGCTTTTTCTTCTATTTCTCCGTATAACAAAATATCCAAAAGGTATTCTGTGTAGCTTATCCTCTGCAACGCTTCCACAAAAAGAGGATGCCAGATGGCATCCTGCGGCTGTGGGGCGTGTGCTGTTTTCCAATGCTCCAGCAGGCGCAGATAATCGCATAGCACCCGGAAACAATACCGTTCCGTTTCCTGAAATCTCTGCTCCGCTGATTTTTGTCGGGGCTGTGACCTGTTGTGACGCTTCCTATCTGGCGGCGCATTGCCGGATTTCTCATAGGAAACGCCGAAGTCCTCCGCAAGCCTGACCGCAGCTTCCCGTTTCCCCAATCCATGCAGCAAAGCGGCCAAGTCGATCACATCCCCGGAAGCCCCGCAGCCGAAGCAGTAAAAGCGGCTGTCCACTTTCATGCTGGGCGTGCGGTCATTGTGGAATGGACAGCAGACCATGCCGTTTCTCCCCACCCGGATTCCATAGAATGAAGCAGCCTGCCGGGTGGTAACAGACTGTTTCACCGCTTCAAATACATTCAAATGCTCCCTCCATAAAAATACTGGTAGCGGTAAAGCTGCCGGTTATATCATAGCTCCATCTCATGTTTCTTTCTCTGTACTGCCTGTGGCTGCTCCCTCCGGCGCAGTGCGGTATCTACGGCGTTCTGCACCTGCCGTAGCCGTATGACTTCCTCCCGGAGTGGCTTGTGCTGCGGAGACAGTTCGGCATACTCTGTTTTTAACTGTGCGTATTCCTGTTTCCATGCTTTCAGGGCAATGGGTTTTCCGTCCAGTTTTTCTTTCAAAATACGGCGGGCGGCATAAAACAGCCGTAACTCCGCATCGTGGGATGTTTCAAATTTCTCCCTCTGTTTCTTAAACTTGATATTGTTCAATTCCGTATGAACAGGTTTTAGCCGCTGGTAATTCTCGCCCTCCCGTATCAATTCCTGCAATTCCTTTATCCGGGCAGATTTCTTTTTCATGGAGTCGCTTAACGCTTCAAATTCTTCGTTGACAGAGGAAAGACGCTCCTGCAAATCCTCTAATGTGAGCAGCTTGTTTTCCGTCAGATAATTGACGGCTTCGGCAAACTGCTTTAAGTTTCCGGTTCTGGCTTTATTGCTCCATGCCCCTGCGTTGCGCTGGTTGTAATAAGCGATCAACAGGTCGGCAAGGCTCGGTGTCTGCGGTTTGGAAAGTTCTTCTTTTACCTCTGCCATCCAGACAAACAGGGCTTTGATCTTCTTCCTCACATCCTGCATGAGCCGGTTGGTGGCTTTAATCCAGCGGTTCAGTTCCCCTTTCTCGGTGCGGATGCCCTTTGCTTCCATCTGCCGGACATTAGCTCCCTCGTGGACAGTAGGTATCAGGTCAAGCCCCTGCCGCACATAGGAACGGTGGTCGATACGCACATCCAGCCCTTTTTCCTCAAATTTTGTATTAACGGCAGCCGCCCACTGCTCCCGCCAGTGTTCCAGCGTTTCCGGCTCATGCCAGTCTGTTGTATGGACAGCGTTAAACATATAATCGCCGTTTTTATCCCGGATTCGGTTTCCATCTTCATCAAGAAGATATTCCCGACGCTGTTTTTGTCCCCATGTGCCATCCGGGTTCAAAGGGCGCATGGTTGTCATCACATGAAAATGCGGGTTAGGGATGCCGCCGTCCTCTTTCTCCGGGCTGTGAAAAGCAAGGTCGGCAATCATGCCTTTTGTCACAAACTGCTCCTGTACGAACTTCCTCGCCAGCTCCATGTTTTCTTCCAGCGTCAATTCATTCTGCATGGCAATATCAAAGGAATAGGCAA contains:
- a CDS encoding FecCD family ABC transporter permease, whose amino-acid sequence is MKNGQRVIGITLLGMIILAGCMLASVAYGSNLIPIGQVLQALQNPDSGTFEASVVWARIPRTVFGVLAGAALGVSGALMQAVTRNPIADPSVLGVNTGASLFVVIGIAWMHITSSQQYIWLAFAGAALTAVFVYGIASVGYGGPTSIKLALAGTATGTALSALVNTIMLPDSSVMKEFRFWQVGSISGTSWGEIRTILPYLLVGFVLAVILIPALNALALGDELAAGLGVNVQLVRALAALGGVLLCAATTALAGPIGFVGLMVPHFVRLTLGADLKTVIPLSALYGAALLVLADVLGRVLGSPGELEVGIVTAVLGAPVFILVAKKAKVRSL
- a CDS encoding FecCD family ABC transporter permease produces the protein MNKPNISVRQGFAQRHRRSVLAAAVLIILSVVLACLVMTCGNTYYSLAEVWKILTSEGTKGAAFTIKTLRLPKMLIGILAGIAFGVSGNTFQTLLRNPLASPDIIGVTSGASAAAVFCILMLKWSGGIVSLVAVLAGLFVAALIYLLARDRHGCSGSRMILIGIGMQAMLNALISWMLLKGSEYDVATALRWLRGSLNGVQMSDVPVLSITVLVGGFILIVLNRSLQVMQLGEEYPITLGAPVQRVRLGSILCALLLTAVATSITGPIASVAFLSGPIASRIVGKGRTNLLASALVGVVLILASELVGQNLFAVRYPVGVITGILGAPYLLLLLLQINKKGERV
- a CDS encoding iron-siderophore ABC transporter substrate-binding protein, with translation MRKISRRNFLLTAGVVSAAALLAACGSSTSSASSESASESTASSAESAASNEAVEYPITIQHAYGETVIEEKPESIVAIAWGNPDVPLALGVVPTGVSKTNFGPVNEDGLLPWTAAAFEKLGASPNVFSDTDGWDYEAISDCAPDVILAAYSGFSEEEYNMLSQIAPTVAYPSVAWSTTWREETIVDATAMGMKSEGEALVAETDAMIQKKLAEYPAIEGKKAAFFWLSASDLSTFYIYTTLDPRAAFLTDLGMPLPDSVAALDNGKDFALTVSAENANQFSDVEIIITYGTDELLTALQADPLLSEISAVKNGAVVLLDSSDDLAASSTPSILSIPYTIDRYLEVLNAVAEKAV
- a CDS encoding LacI family DNA-binding transcriptional regulator; its protein translation is MAVMKDVAKLAGVSISTVSFVLNGTAKEHKVADKTAQKVLCAARDLGYQLNAPSVISPSQLTIALFFPSVSLSAEVNLFASAMERQIQQTDTPFNLLLCLYERGQLEMRIRNLAPSAYTAAIVVAESESDRNALEKLPNTLPLILFNGTSRNFCSVSCQTEDSIRQAAQIISAKNYHNIVILSGVQPDCSEDDTLNQLMIILHQQGIPISLQQCFSTENSYQGGAIAARRILNLSEKPELVITMNTTLAFGAIPLLARNDFIFTQQAELLSFGRMEDRNHLSNYIPSISFIGIPMSLIAEDCFTLALRLARGELKAAEHVRCQSNLMLNASFTI
- a CDS encoding ABC transporter ATP-binding protein; this encodes MTEHTLQTQNLSVGYDETTIIEDLNLEIPAHKVSVIIGANGCGKSTLMKTLSRLLKPEKGQVVLDGKAVHGYPSTQLAQMLGLLPQSPTVPEGITVADLVARGRYPYRKFMQNMTKEDYAAVEDALERMGITELANRCVDELSGGQRQRVWIALALAQETDILLLDEPTTYLDIAYQVEILDLLTELNRRKGTTIVMILHDVNLSARYANHLFALCRGKLIAEGKPADVITEELMQKVYQLNCIVMKDPLSGAPLIVPKGKY
- a CDS encoding NAD(+) diphosphatase; translation: MRYGKPSYILVAGYVNRGEAEEHAVVREVREETGLEVEHLRFNRTKFFEPSNTLMCNFTAFVRTAKALHINHEVDRCKWFTPQEARENIRPNSLAAEFLNAYLDEVGNKPMEM
- a CDS encoding HD domain-containing protein, with amino-acid sequence MMTIAQIMEKMIAFSEGNIHDITHLSCVWTYAKTIGELEGLDADTQFILEVAAITHDIACPLCRKKYGNTNGKYQEQEGAPLVREFLADTGMTAEQIDRVAYLVGHHHSPAQIDGIDYQILIEADYIVNASESGYGQQAIRTFMEHTMKTTAGIRLTKTVFGV